TCTTAATAGAGGGTTTACAGAATTAGAAAGGGAACTGAGCAAGGAATGATATAGTCTCAGATAAAACTTAATCTTGGTTGAATCCTTGGAAAGGTTCTGGAGCCTTAAGAGCATGATTGCATTGCAGAGTTGCTCTTTTGATGCAGCAGGGGCAGTGAGGGTGAAGTAGTTTTCTGGACTAGTGGCTTTCATCATCCAGGACAATTCTCCAAAGAAGGGGGCCGTTGTGGAAGATTAGGAGTTGTCTTTGTTTTTCTCaatagtactggagattgaacacaggccCTCATGTAAATGCCCTATTCCTGAACTACTCTCCCAatcttttttgtttaattttgagttagggtcttactaagttgcccaagcttgcCATCTTTCTGCCTCCCAATAGTTGAATtagaggtatgcaccaccatacctggctggaGTTGTCAGTTCTGGCTGCTATTCCACAGTGTCATAAACTGAGTAGCTTATAAacagcagaaatttatttttcacagttccAGAGGCTAGGAAGTCCATGATTGAGGTGCTGGCATATTTGGTGTTTGGTGGAAAGCCATTCTCTCATAGATTGCACCTGTATACTTACATGGTAGAAGGAGCCAATGAGCTTTCTTGGACCTGTTTTATAAGGGCACTAGTCAGATTTATGAGGGCTCTGCCTCCATGACCTAATCATCTCCCAAAAGATCCCACCCACTAATACCATCACTTTGGGAGTTAGGATTTCagcatatgaattttggggggaCATAGATATTCAGACCATAGGAGGAGCCAACATCACTACAGCCAAGGGCGAGAGACATCAAACTAGTAGTGAGGTCTGCATTGGCAGTGCAACATCATCTAAAGAACATTAAGGCTAAAAGCATCTGTCATTGAGCAATCAGAGGTCACATTCTTAGTTAAAAGGATTTTATACCAAACATGTCACTAAACAGATAGCAGGTGTGATAAAGGAAAGAGCTATTCTAACAGAAACCTATTACTTCTTAAAGAATATAAAACGAAAGACTTGTTTTCATACAAAAACATAACTTTTCCAaagaaaaaatgagttttaaattattttttttagttcagcTACAGTCCTGCTTCTTTCCAAAGGGAAGGCAAATAACTCAGACAAAGACTGAAAACTTTGGGTTTAAGCAGATTTGTTTGAATTCTCACTCTACCAATTATTAATTCTATAGCCTTTCATACTCTTTCTGAGTCTCAGCTTCCTGATCTGTAAAACGTATATAAGTTTAGAGGACTTTGGGAGGATGAGAGCAACTTCAGAGTTCTAGACATAATTCAATTGATATCACCCATTTCTGTTGTAAATTACTAgaaatctagaaaaaaaaagagcatatTGTATGAGAACTGGATTTGGATCCAGGCAGTCACATTTGCCAATTGTTTCCATCGACCTTCTTTGATCCCTTACACTTGAAAAGATGGACCCCTAAGGCTCCTACCTAACCCAGAGTGAGTCAGGAACCCCGAAACATTCCTTTCTCATGCTTTGTGTATCTTATTATATTGCTTGTATTTATttgttccatttgaaacctgctaGAATCTGCTATTGCCTTCATGCTTTCTAGTTCTTGACCAGCTACCTTTGTTCAATACTAACCTCCTGAGCATTTTATAATCATATCTCCTGCTCTCTTACTTTGCTAGAAGTATCATTGATTTAAGACTCAGACATCTTTACCCTGATTATTCTGCATCATATCTTTTCCTTTCCTGCATTACCTAAAATATATTCTTCTCTACTCCAGAATCATCTCCTAGCTTTATGATTTCTCACTGATACTCCTATTTATCACCTCTAACAAAGGGCTTTCCTAGTTCATTGTCACTCTCAGGGGGGTCACCTCCCACTACTCCAGGCCACTTCACTGAATTTTCCTAGATTAGGAAGCTAGTTTTAAGAAATTTTCCTCCTAATAAGCAAATAcctatttcatttgttttattttctgctctTACTACAATAATTTCCTTTCTTTCTACATGGAGAGTAAATGACACTTGCATTTTCTATTCACACTTTTAGATGGCAAGATGGTAGCTGACAAAATGTTGACAGCAAAGCAAGAAATTATTGAATGTGTAGCCTCAACTGCTATGATATCTCCAGGAAGACTTCCTGGGGAAATTGCTTCAGTACAGATAGTTGAAGAAGCTTTGGATGGTCTGGACAACACTGAGAAGCAAAGGGGAAGTGCTACAATGAACAAAATGAGTCAGCTCCCTTCCCAGGAAAGACAGTACAGCCTGGCAATGTTCAACAAGAAAATCCCCACAGAGcagtgtttccctgaatgtcatggAATTGAAGGAAATCTCAATCTGAACTCAAATGATATTACACCACAGAGAATTCACACAGGGGACAAGCTCTATGAGTGCTTTGACTGTGGGAAAGCCTTTTGCCAGAGCTCAAAGCTGATTAGAcatcagagaattcatactggagagagaCCTTATGCATGTAAAGAATGTGGTAAAGCCTTCAGTTTGAGCTCAGACCTTGTTAGACATCAGAGAATACACAGTGGTGAAAAACCATATGAATGTtgtgaatgtggaaaagctttcagGGGCAGCTCAGAGCTCATTAGGCATCGGAGAATTCACACAGGAGAGAAACCTTATGAGTGTGGGGAATGTGGGAAAGCTTTCAGCCGGAGCTCAGCCCTTATTCAGCATAAGAAAATTCACACTGGCGATAAAGGCTATGAATGTATTGAATGTGGTAAGGCTTTTGGTAGGAGCTCTATCCTTATTGAGCATCaaagaattcacactggagagaaaccttaTGAGTGTAATGAATGTGGAAAATCCTTTAATCAGAGCTCAGCCCTTACCCAGCACCAGAGAATCCACACTGGGGAGAAACCTTATGAATGTAGCGAATGTAGGAAAACATTTAGACATAGATCAGGTCTTATGCAGCATCAAAGGACACACACCAGAGTTTAAGTCTGAGTAAGAGTTGTATAATTGTGAAATGCAAAAACTACACTTTAAGGATGAGACTCAACAGAAGATAGAATTTTCCTGAGAGTAGGGTGTCTGTCCTTCCAGCCCAGTTCAGTTCTGTAAGAGGAGATCCACCTGATTGTTACGATTGTTAAGTGTTAagtggaaataattttttttttaaatcaggtctTTGAAAAGAATGGTGGGTATTCTCTAGAAATGCCTAACTATCTGCATGAAGCCTCTCATCAATACCACCTTTACCTCACCAACCCAAATATAACTGCCACTCTGCAAGTCCAGAATTATGTACCTAAAAGAGCTCCTTGCATGATGGCAAGGATAAGATCCCTGCTCAGCATTTGTGCATTTGGTAGGTGAAGGCATGTACTAAGAATTATTCAACTACCTGAAATGTTGACTTGTATGGGGAATGTTGAATTATGCCCTGGCTTGTTTTAGCAAGATCCAAGGCAGTTTAATATTATCTGAGGAATGGTAGTTCATTGTTCCCACTTCCCATTTCTCTCCATGGCCCTATGCTTCCTACAAGGCCAATTCAGGTTTGCTTATTTATTAAGCACCTGCTGTGTTTAGCTATTTGGGACAGATATGGTTATTGCTGTCCCAGAGTTAAGGGTTAATGGAATATACATATTtactaaataagtaagtaaagtgCAATAAGTACTTTGATAGGATAAATCCAGGGTGTTTTTGGAGCACACGGCAGAGCTACCTTACCTGATCTCTAAAGACTTCTTGGATGTGATAACATCTCAGTTGAGACCTAAACTGTAGAAATTAGCCAGGTCAAGGGCAGAAGAAGGCAGAGGTTATAGGACATATAGGGCATGAAAAGAAGAGAATCTGGAGACATCAGGACTCTTCACTTAGCAGGAATTAGTTGTCATAGTCTGGCAGGACATGTGGCTAAGAAGCCAGGACATGTGCCTAGAAGACATGTGTTGGATTTTCGTATTTATAATCACTATACAGAACTTATAACCTATTACATCTTCAAGTACTTAGAATGAGGGTAGTAGTAGAAGACTGGTACATCTTATGGAAACAGGCATGATGCACACCAAATAAAGAATATACATTGGAGGCTATAGGGACAGTGAGGCCTAGAGTGTGTGTTTCATGACCCTGGATCTCAGGAAATGGGAAACTTCCAGGGACCCAGAAATGAGAAGTTTGTCTTCCCAGACCCTATATTCTTCATTCCCTTACCCTTACCCTCAGCACCAGCTCTGCAAACTCTAAGCCACTTGAgggca
This sequence is a window from Callospermophilus lateralis isolate mCalLat2 chromosome 17, mCalLat2.hap1, whole genome shotgun sequence. Protein-coding genes within it:
- the Zscan30 gene encoding zinc finger and SCAN domain-containing protein 30 isoform X2, producing the protein MVADKMLTAKQEIIECVASTAMISPGRLPGEIASVQIVEEALDGLDNTEKQRGSATMNKMSQLPSQERQYSLAMFNKKIPTEQCFPECHGIEGNLNLNSNDITPQRIHTGDKLYECFDCGKAFCQSSKLIRHQRIHTGERPYACKECGKAFSLSSDLVRHQRIHSGEKPYECCECGKAFRGSSELIRHRRIHTGEKPYECGECGKAFSRSSALIQHKKIHTGDKGYECIECGKAFGRSSILIEHQRIHTGEKPYECNECGKSFNQSSALTQHQRIHTGEKPYECSECRKTFRHRSGLMQHQRTHTRV
- the Zscan30 gene encoding zinc finger and SCAN domain-containing protein 30 isoform X1, coding for MSEEITALAYHAPKEQEGLIIVKVEEENYVWGQDFGLQRNSQSQEVFRLRFRQFSYSDSSGPREAMSQLKELCSRWLKPEAHSKEQILELLVLEQFLAILPEELQAWVREQGPDNGEEAVTLLEELEKELDGSRQQDSARGQKMIWKNTTCTGVLKSLSHPLPSLEGQCKSETQDPQAFHERDGKMVADKMLTAKQEIIECVASTAMISPGRLPGEIASVQIVEEALDGLDNTEKQRGSATMNKMSQLPSQERQYSLAMFNKKIPTEQCFPECHGIEGNLNLNSNDITPQRIHTGDKLYECFDCGKAFCQSSKLIRHQRIHTGERPYACKECGKAFSLSSDLVRHQRIHSGEKPYECCECGKAFRGSSELIRHRRIHTGEKPYECGECGKAFSRSSALIQHKKIHTGDKGYECIECGKAFGRSSILIEHQRIHTGEKPYECNECGKSFNQSSALTQHQRIHTGEKPYECSECRKTFRHRSGLMQHQRTHTRV